A stretch of the Lolium perenne isolate Kyuss_39 chromosome 3, Kyuss_2.0, whole genome shotgun sequence genome encodes the following:
- the LOC127343524 gene encoding chloride channel protein CLC-e has translation MAPAATPCSQRLLLASSAYPPPPRLLRAAVRPLLPGSRRGGVRLRVRCGAEDEEAEARRGEQLKASVEEMAPGLDLVTLAACLVGLLTGVSVVLFNLSVHEIRDLLWDGIPLRGASWLREEPTGEIWQRVILVPVSGGIIVGGLNTLRSSIKTNSDGTVSNIKGVFRPFLKAVAASFTLGTGNSLGPEGPSVEIGSAIAKGFGNVFGWEGGKKLSLVAAGSAAGIASGFNAAVAGCFFAVESVLWPSSEDSSSLSNSTPMVILSAVIASVVSEIGLGSDPAFTVPEYDFRSPTELPLYLLLGIFCGLVSITLSRCTALTMDTVESLQKATGLPRAASPALGGLIVGLLALMYPEVLYWGFENVDILLESRPFTSGLSASVLVQLIGVKILATSLCRAFGLVGGYYAPSLFIGAATGMAYGKFMRFTFTGSEALFHVPFLDVASPQAYGLVGMAATLAGVCKVPLTSVLLLFELTQDYRIVLPLLGAVGLSSWIASPQRFSTSSKAKLDFSEEKTRTLLEGKIVSSQTQQATSADSSDSTADLCKLESSLCVYDARDSDMLENLNVAEAMKTKCISVSVKTSVVEALNLMLAEKQPFVMITESNKSLVGLLTLKDFQDFCRTSKTTRMQTEVQVQLQDCLVSHVCGDVRCKMWSVTPQMPLTTAEKIMDSHGVDQVPVVSEHSDHQDGGLLIGFVDRECITIARRALAAKEFFSSTSEIRKEER, from the exons ATGGCGCCGGCAGCGACCCCGTGCTCCCAGCGTCTCCTGCTCGCCTCGTCCGCGTATCCGCCTCCTCCCCGCCTCCTCCGCGCAGCGGTCCGCCCCTTGCTGCCCGGTAGCCGGCGCGGGGGCGTGCGCCTTCGGGTTCGGTGCGGAGCGGAGGACGAGGAGGCCGAGGCTCGGCGGGGGGAGCAGCTGAAGGCGTCCGTGGAGGAGATGGCGCCCGGCCTCGACCTCGTCACGCTCGCCGCCTGCCTCGTCGGCCTTCTCACCGGCGTCTCCGTCGTCCTCTTCAATCTCTCG GTTCATGAAATACGTGACCTGCTTTGGGATGGCATACCGTTACGAGGCGCTTCGTGGTTGAGGGAGGAACCCACTGGTGAAATTTGGCAGAGGGTGATACTTGTTCCAGTCAGTGGAGGCATCATAGTTGGAGGGTTGAATACGCTAAGAAGTTCTATCAAAACGAACTCAGATGGCACTGTATCTAATATAAAGGGTGTATTTAGGCCATTCTTGAAAGCTGTGGCAGCATCTTTCACGCTCGGAACTGGCAACTCTTTGGGGCCTGAGGGACCCAGTGTCGAGATAGGTTCTGCTATAGCGAAAGGATTTGGAAATGTGTTTGGGTGGGAAGGGGGAAAGAAGCTGTCTCTTGTGGCAGCTGGGTCAGCAGCTGGCATTGCATCGG GTTTCAATGCTGCTGTTGCTGGGTGTTTCTTTGCGGTGGAGTCTGTTTTGTGGCCTTCATCTGAGGATTCTTCATCCCTTTCCAATTCAACACCTATGGTGATCCTCAGTGCAGTGATAGCGTCTGTTGTTTCAGAGATTGGTCTTGGTTCTGATCCTGCTTTCACTGTTCCAGAATATGATTTTCGCTCTCCGACAG AACTTCCTCTGTATCTCTTGCTGGGCATCTTTTGTGGCTTGGTTTCAATCACACTATCTAGGTGTACAGCACTAACTATGGACACAGTTGAAAGTTTACAAAAGGCAACTGGATTACCGAGGGCTGCATCCCCTGCCTTGGGTGGCCTTATTGTTGGTCTTCTAGCTCTTATGTACCCCGAAGTTCTGTACTGGGGCTTTGAGAATGTTGATATTTTACTGGAATCACGGCCTTTTACGAGTGGTCTCTCAGCATCTGTATTGGTTCAGCTCATTGGAGTAAAAATATTGGCGACATCTTTGTGCAGGGCTTTTGGATTGGTTGGGGGTTATTATGCACCATCCCTTTTTATTGGTGCAGCTACAGGCATGGCATATGGGAAGTTTATGAGGTTTACATTTACTGGATCTGAAGCACTGTTTCATGTCCCTTTCCTAGACGTGGCATCACCTCAAGCATATGGCCTG GTAGGTATGGCAGCTACACTTGCCGGTGTATGCAAGGTGCCTCTAACATCTGTCCTTCTACTGTTCGAGCTTACACAGGACTATCGTATAGTTCTACCTTTGCTTGGTGCTGTTGGACTATCATCTTGGATTGCTTCTCCTCAAAGGTTCTCCACGAGCAGTAAGGCCAAGCTGGATTTTTCGGAGGAGAAAACAAGAACTCTCTTAGAGGGCAAAATTGTGTCCTCTCAAACTCAACAAGCCACTTCTGCGGATAGTTCTGATTCTACCGCAGACTTATGTAAACTTGAAAGCTCACTTTGTGTCTATGATGCCAGAGATTCTGACATGCTGGAAAATCTTAATGTTGCCGAGGCTATGAAAACTAAATGTATTTCTGTCTCAGTGAAAACTTCAGTAGTCGAGGCACTAAATCTTATGCTTGCGGAGAAGCAACCCTTTGTTATGATCACTGAGAGCAATAAATCTCTAGTAGGCTTGCTAACACTAAAAGATTTCCAAGATTTCTGCAGAACTTCTAAAACCACCAGGATGCAAACTGAG GTACAGGTACAGCTACAGGATTGTCTGGTATCTCATGTTTGTGGAGACGTTAGGTGTAAAATGTGGTCTGTGACACCTCAGATGCCACTTACCACAGCTGAAAAGATTATGGATTCTCATGGAGTGGATCAAGTTCCTGTAGTTTCAGAACATTCTGATCATCAGGATGGAGGACTCTTGATTGGTTTTGTCGATAGAGAGTGCATCACCATTGCTCGAAG AGCTTTGGCAGCAAAAGAATTTTTCAGTTCCACATCTGAGATAAGAAAGGAAGAGAGATGA